The proteins below are encoded in one region of Nocardioides marmorisolisilvae:
- a CDS encoding MBL fold metallo-hydrolase — protein MTTPTTPTHRAISADSGTHWTAEGAWQVAEGIHRIPLPLPMDGLRAVNVYVIDTDSGPVLVDGGWAIPEARELLDRCLRSLGYGFGDIDRFLVTHIHRDHFTMASVLGREYGAEVILGEPERPALELLLTPDTKRNPFHDVLVTAGARDVAEAWVEAGPGEMPDLSIWALPGNWLEGDLTVDLGTRVLDAVHTPGHTPGHYVFAEQAAGLLFAGDHVLPTITPSIGLTVPPADAPLSDFLTSLAKVRALPDLQLLPAHGPIAPSTHARVDELLIHHEQRLELSLAALARGPSTAKGVATHLGWTRHEHPWDQLDIFNQGMAAMETKAHLDLLVARGRATATPTSGGVVYTVSPRRPVSMGFPS, from the coding sequence ATGACGACGCCAACGACACCGACCCACCGGGCGATCTCGGCCGACTCCGGCACGCACTGGACCGCGGAGGGCGCGTGGCAGGTCGCTGAGGGCATCCACCGAATCCCGCTGCCGCTGCCGATGGACGGCCTGCGGGCGGTCAACGTCTACGTCATCGACACCGATTCCGGCCCCGTCCTCGTCGACGGCGGCTGGGCGATTCCCGAGGCCCGCGAACTGCTGGACCGCTGCCTGCGCTCGCTTGGCTACGGCTTCGGCGACATCGATCGGTTCCTCGTCACCCACATTCACCGCGACCACTTCACGATGGCCTCGGTTCTCGGCCGGGAGTATGGCGCCGAGGTCATACTCGGCGAGCCGGAGCGGCCCGCGCTGGAGCTGCTGCTCACTCCCGACACCAAGCGCAACCCGTTCCACGACGTCCTGGTCACCGCCGGAGCGCGTGACGTCGCCGAGGCCTGGGTTGAGGCCGGCCCAGGCGAGATGCCGGACTTGTCGATCTGGGCGCTCCCGGGCAACTGGCTCGAGGGCGACCTCACGGTCGACCTGGGCACGCGGGTGCTGGACGCCGTACACACGCCCGGCCACACTCCCGGCCACTACGTGTTCGCCGAACAGGCGGCGGGGCTGCTCTTCGCCGGCGACCACGTGCTGCCGACGATCACACCGTCGATCGGTCTCACCGTGCCGCCCGCTGATGCGCCGCTCAGTGACTTCCTCACCTCGCTGGCCAAGGTACGCGCCTTGCCCGACCTCCAGCTCCTGCCTGCCCACGGGCCGATCGCGCCGTCGACCCACGCACGGGTAGACGAGCTGCTCATACATCACGAGCAGCGGCTCGAGCTCAGCCTCGCTGCCCTCGCCCGTGGTCCGTCGACCGCGAAGGGCGTCGCGACCCACCTCGGCTGGACCCGCCACGAGCACCCGTGGGACCAGCTCGACATCTTCAACCAAGGCATGGCCGCCATGGAGACTAAGGCCCACCTCGACCTCCTCGTCGCCCGCGGCCGGGCCACCGCCACCCCAACCTCCGGCGGGGTCGTCTACACCGTCAGCCCTCGCCGACCAGTTTCCATGGGCTTCCCCTCGTAG
- a CDS encoding enoyl-CoA hydratase/isomerase family protein, with protein sequence MPEQLVSAEAHGTTLVLTLDRPAALNALSRTLVDHLADRLEEAAADNAVRAVVVSGSGKAFCAGADIGEIPGMVNASPLDAFPFDRLFETVASLPVPTIAAVRGLAFGGGCELVLACDTAVAGRSARFAVPEVKLGVIPGAGGTQRLVHAIGKAKAMRMLLTGAPVDAEWAYTAGLVADLVDDGQVLDRALELAAQIGANAPRAVAYAADSARRGHDLPLQQGLAHERRNFLLALGTSDAAEGIGAFTDRRTPAFTGR encoded by the coding sequence ATGCCTGAGCAGCTCGTGTCTGCCGAAGCCCACGGTACGACCCTGGTTCTCACCCTTGACCGGCCCGCCGCTCTCAACGCGTTGAGCCGCACACTCGTCGACCACCTCGCTGACCGCCTCGAGGAGGCCGCCGCCGACAACGCCGTCCGCGCGGTTGTCGTGTCCGGATCGGGCAAGGCATTCTGCGCTGGCGCGGACATCGGCGAGATCCCCGGCATGGTCAACGCCTCCCCGCTCGACGCGTTTCCGTTCGACCGGCTCTTCGAGACCGTGGCCTCCCTGCCCGTCCCGACGATCGCCGCGGTCCGCGGCCTCGCCTTCGGCGGCGGCTGCGAGCTCGTCCTCGCCTGCGACACCGCCGTCGCAGGGCGCTCGGCCCGCTTCGCCGTCCCCGAGGTCAAGCTTGGGGTGATCCCCGGCGCCGGCGGAACCCAGCGCCTGGTCCACGCCATCGGCAAGGCCAAGGCCATGCGGATGCTCCTCACTGGCGCGCCAGTCGACGCCGAATGGGCCTACACGGCGGGCCTCGTCGCCGACCTCGTCGACGACGGCCAGGTACTCGACCGCGCCCTCGAGCTCGCCGCCCAGATCGGCGCCAACGCTCCCCGAGCCGTGGCGTATGCCGCTGACTCGGCCCGGCGGGGCCACGACCTGCCGCTTCAACAAGGACTCGCCCACGAGCGGCGCAACTTCCTCCTCGCGCTCGGCACGTCCGACGCTGCGGAAGGGATCGGCGCTTTCACCGACCGACGCACGCCCGCCTTCACCGGCAGATAA
- a CDS encoding acyl-CoA dehydrogenase family protein has product MILDDYRSPWLTEDLNDLQQLARTFLDKEVVPNQARWAEQHMVDRDFWRAAGRAGLLCISIPEEYGGGGATFAHEAVIAAEQAHVADDAWANSVHSTIVAHYINAFGTQEQKLRWLPGMASGELVAAIAMTEPTTGSDLQRVRTRAVRDGDHYIISGSKTFISNGTHCDVLIIVARTSDEPGGRGLSLVVAETQDLPGFERGRVLEKIGMHGQDTRELAFVDMRVPAVNLLGGVEGRAFQQLMEQLPQERLIIAVTAAAAAETAVRHAIAYAKEREAFGETLLSFQNTRFVLAECAADALAARTLVDSCITRHVAGELDAAGASLAKFWCTDIQNKVVDRCLQVFGGYGYMMEYPIARMFAAARVQKIYGGTNEIMKELVARAL; this is encoded by the coding sequence ATGATCCTGGACGACTACCGGTCCCCCTGGCTGACTGAGGACCTAAACGACCTGCAGCAGCTCGCCCGCACCTTCCTCGACAAGGAGGTCGTGCCGAACCAAGCCCGGTGGGCCGAGCAGCACATGGTCGACCGCGACTTCTGGCGCGCGGCCGGACGCGCCGGTCTGCTGTGTATCAGCATCCCCGAGGAGTACGGCGGCGGCGGCGCCACTTTCGCACACGAAGCGGTCATCGCGGCCGAGCAGGCCCACGTCGCCGACGACGCCTGGGCCAACAGCGTGCACAGCACCATCGTCGCGCACTACATCAACGCCTTCGGCACGCAGGAGCAGAAGCTGCGCTGGCTACCCGGCATGGCCTCCGGTGAACTCGTCGCTGCGATCGCAATGACCGAACCGACCACTGGCTCGGACCTGCAACGGGTCCGCACCCGCGCCGTACGCGACGGCGACCACTACATCATCAGCGGCTCCAAGACATTCATCTCCAACGGAACCCACTGCGACGTGCTCATCATCGTGGCCCGCACCAGCGACGAGCCCGGCGGCCGAGGCCTGTCCCTCGTCGTCGCCGAGACGCAGGACCTGCCGGGCTTCGAGCGCGGCCGGGTGCTCGAGAAGATCGGCATGCACGGCCAGGACACCCGAGAGCTGGCGTTCGTGGACATGCGCGTCCCTGCCGTCAATCTCCTCGGGGGCGTCGAGGGCCGCGCCTTCCAGCAGCTCATGGAGCAGCTGCCCCAGGAACGGCTCATCATCGCCGTCACGGCGGCAGCCGCGGCTGAGACGGCTGTAAGGCACGCGATCGCCTACGCGAAAGAGCGAGAGGCCTTCGGGGAGACGCTCCTGTCGTTCCAGAACACCCGATTCGTCCTTGCCGAGTGCGCTGCTGACGCCCTCGCCGCGCGCACCCTCGTCGACAGCTGCATCACCCGGCACGTCGCCGGCGAACTGGACGCGGCCGGTGCCTCCCTCGCGAAGTTCTGGTGCACCGACATACAGAACAAGGTGGTCGATCGCTGCCTGCAGGTCTTCGGCGGCTACGGCTACATGATGGAATACCCGATCGCCCGGATGTTCGCCGCCGCCCGCGTACAGAAGATCTACGGGGGAACGAACGAGATCATGAAGGAACTGGTGGCCAGAGCCCTATGA
- a CDS encoding TetR/AcrR family transcriptional regulator, translating into MARQRATTTADIIEAAARVFQTKGYRSSTIDDICLEAGISRPTIYKYIESKLWLLDQMVAHVTEELSEKLQALLTSNLSPREKIRAVVKLHIESASSKRVFYATVWGEQPELSELALQSFRSWSHTVTRDFAELLDDYRKSERLEPKADGTVLANLTLTMLTSLFRWYDPLGSTTPEDLAHQVLVMLSGPLPAIDQDGA; encoded by the coding sequence GTGGCCAGGCAACGGGCGACGACCACGGCTGACATCATTGAAGCCGCCGCTCGCGTGTTCCAGACCAAGGGCTACCGAAGCTCGACCATCGACGACATCTGCCTCGAGGCCGGGATCTCCCGTCCGACGATCTACAAGTACATCGAGAGCAAGTTGTGGCTCCTGGACCAGATGGTGGCGCACGTCACGGAGGAGCTCAGCGAGAAGTTGCAGGCCCTGCTCACCAGCAACCTCTCGCCCCGCGAGAAGATTCGGGCGGTCGTCAAGCTCCACATCGAGTCAGCGTCCAGCAAACGCGTCTTCTACGCCACTGTCTGGGGTGAGCAACCGGAGTTGTCGGAGCTGGCGCTCCAGTCCTTCCGATCCTGGTCCCACACCGTTACCCGCGATTTCGCCGAGCTCCTGGATGATTACCGCAAGAGCGAGAGACTCGAGCCGAAAGCGGATGGCACGGTCCTGGCAAACCTAACCCTGACCATGCTCACCAGCCTTTTCCGGTGGTACGACCCACTGGGATCGACCACGCCCGAGGACCTGGCCCACCAAGTGCTGGTGATGCTGTCGGGTCCCCTTCCGGCAATCGACCAAGACGGTGCCTGA
- a CDS encoding acyl-CoA dehydrogenase family protein, whose product MTDRDELADFRDSVRAFARKSFLEGYLERAQGAPYPRDTLIDLGRNGLLGLCVPEEQGGQGSDLQALGIACEEVSYADAACGYQVFANNVTADLLVKSASEEAVRRWLGPVIAGEAVCAIALTEPASGSDAQALSAKAVPVDGGWELSGEKTSITQGPDADLAIIVARQTDTGRISAFVVPMDSPGLSGQRFADPGFRPVGRGSIAMEGVFVPHSHQLGQGGEGFAMIMNEFDLTRTLIAFMVVGIAQRAIDLTIEHIKTRTSFGKPLSHYQGVTFPIAEHLTYLTAIRALATSTLEARSNARPHTVEAAMLKWWAPQVGFQAVQDCIVLHGHVGWSEEMPLQALLRDVSGFQIGDGTPQIQKLIIARSAIGREVMGR is encoded by the coding sequence ATGACGGACCGTGACGAGCTCGCTGACTTCCGCGACAGCGTTCGCGCGTTTGCGCGCAAATCCTTCCTCGAGGGGTATCTCGAGCGCGCTCAGGGTGCCCCCTACCCGCGAGATACCCTTATCGACCTCGGAAGGAATGGGTTACTCGGCCTTTGCGTCCCCGAGGAGCAGGGAGGTCAGGGATCGGACCTGCAAGCCCTCGGCATCGCCTGCGAAGAAGTCAGCTACGCCGACGCTGCCTGCGGCTACCAGGTGTTCGCCAACAACGTCACGGCCGACCTGCTGGTCAAGTCCGCTTCGGAAGAGGCAGTCCGCCGCTGGCTCGGACCGGTGATCGCAGGGGAAGCAGTCTGTGCCATCGCACTCACCGAGCCCGCGTCCGGGTCCGACGCCCAGGCGCTGAGCGCCAAGGCCGTTCCTGTGGACGGCGGCTGGGAGCTGTCGGGTGAGAAGACCTCGATCACCCAGGGGCCCGATGCAGACCTCGCGATCATCGTCGCGCGTCAGACCGACACGGGACGCATCAGTGCATTCGTCGTGCCCATGGACTCACCCGGCCTGTCCGGCCAGCGCTTCGCCGACCCTGGATTCCGGCCGGTCGGCCGCGGTTCGATCGCCATGGAGGGTGTCTTCGTTCCGCACTCGCACCAACTCGGTCAGGGCGGCGAGGGGTTCGCAATGATCATGAACGAGTTCGACCTGACGCGCACCCTTATCGCGTTCATGGTCGTCGGCATCGCCCAGCGGGCCATCGACCTGACCATCGAGCACATCAAGACCCGCACGAGCTTCGGCAAGCCGCTGAGCCACTACCAGGGCGTGACCTTCCCGATCGCCGAACACCTGACGTACCTCACTGCCATCCGAGCCCTGGCCACGTCCACGCTCGAGGCACGCAGCAACGCAAGGCCGCACACCGTCGAGGCGGCAATGCTCAAGTGGTGGGCACCCCAGGTCGGCTTCCAGGCGGTGCAGGACTGCATCGTGCTCCACGGCCATGTCGGCTGGTCGGAGGAGATGCCGCTGCAGGCATTGCTGCGCGACGTGTCCGGCTTCCAAATCGGTGACGGCACGCCACAGATCCAGAAGCTCATCATCGCCCGGTCCGCCATCGGCCGCGAGGTCATGGGCCGCTGA
- a CDS encoding SDR family NAD(P)-dependent oxidoreductase, with protein MKIENVVAIVTGGASGLGEATARRLLALGARAVAAFDLNDERGAALRAELGERYRYHKVDVSQLDQVETAVAAVESEHSAVQVVVNAAAVAAPAKLLSSRGPLPMEVFDKGIKVNLYGPIHVMRSVAPGMAASEPTAGGERGVIINVASGAAWEGQIGQIAYSASKAALVGLTMPLFRELAQHGIRVMTVAPGAFDTPIYDQVPPALKAELAAQSLFPRRMGEPAEFAMLIEEIVRNPMHNGRSIRLDAGMILPPS; from the coding sequence GTGAAGATAGAGAACGTCGTAGCAATCGTGACCGGTGGCGCCTCCGGCCTAGGTGAGGCCACCGCCCGCCGCCTGCTCGCGCTCGGAGCCCGGGCAGTCGCCGCGTTCGACCTCAACGACGAACGCGGAGCCGCCCTCCGCGCCGAGCTGGGGGAGCGCTACCGCTACCACAAGGTCGACGTCAGCCAGCTCGACCAGGTCGAGACGGCCGTGGCGGCCGTCGAGTCCGAGCACAGTGCCGTCCAGGTCGTGGTGAACGCCGCCGCCGTCGCCGCCCCCGCCAAGCTCCTGTCCAGCCGCGGACCGCTGCCTATGGAGGTCTTCGACAAGGGGATCAAGGTGAACCTCTACGGCCCGATCCATGTGATGCGCAGCGTGGCCCCCGGCATGGCGGCCAGCGAGCCTACCGCCGGCGGCGAACGTGGTGTCATCATCAACGTCGCCTCAGGCGCGGCGTGGGAGGGCCAGATCGGGCAGATTGCCTACAGCGCCTCCAAAGCCGCCCTCGTCGGCCTGACGATGCCGCTGTTCCGTGAGCTCGCCCAGCACGGAATCCGTGTCATGACGGTAGCGCCCGGTGCCTTCGACACGCCGATCTACGACCAGGTCCCTCCCGCCCTGAAGGCGGAACTCGCCGCCCAGTCACTCTTCCCACGGCGCATGGGCGAGCCCGCGGAGTTCGCAATGTTGATCGAAGAGATCGTCCGAAACCCTATGCACAACGGCCGTTCGATCCGGCTGGACGCCGGGATGATCCTCCCGCCGAGCTGA
- a CDS encoding AMP-binding protein, with protein MAHSAPTIPAASRGATYSDLIVEAFERFADNEAFVLGEQRMTFAEAADSMSRIEQLLVDRGISHGSGVGALSVNIPEVWLTQAATYLIGGHYTGLHPMGSVEDHVWICDDAEIEVLIVHPTFAEVGAAVAERSKTVKHLLVFGESDAGQDLFELIEGYDPKPLEPGPAGREDLAWLQYTGGTTGTPKGVMLSHRAMAEQCKAVLTSWQLPAKPRYLVAPPITHAGVLPLFPTLARGGTVILLQGFEPKSFVQAIEKEQANCTFAVPTMINALLDHTTSEDADLSSLETFVYGAAPISPSRLTQALNRFGQKFVQCYGQTECVGVTTSLLREEHDPVGRPDLLSSCGRPVIGTTVTIVDEADQPVPDRIPGELCVRSPVIMSGYWNRPDLTEETLRNGWLHTGDMAMRDEQGYLHIVDRKKDMVISGGFNVYPKEVEDVIAAHPDVAAVAVVGMPDDKWGEAVTAFVVLHEGAAIDKAVLKRLVRDAKGAHQAPKEIHLVDALPATLVGKIDKKRLRAMGAEIGAEGGDR; from the coding sequence ATGGCTCACTCAGCCCCCACCATCCCGGCCGCCTCGCGCGGAGCGACGTATAGCGACCTCATCGTCGAGGCGTTTGAGCGCTTCGCGGACAACGAGGCGTTCGTGCTCGGCGAACAGCGCATGACGTTCGCCGAAGCGGCCGACTCCATGAGTCGCATAGAGCAGCTGCTCGTCGACCGCGGAATTTCCCATGGGTCTGGCGTGGGGGCGCTCAGTGTCAACATCCCCGAGGTCTGGCTGACCCAGGCGGCGACCTACCTCATCGGCGGCCACTACACCGGCCTCCACCCGATGGGGTCCGTCGAGGATCACGTCTGGATCTGCGACGACGCCGAGATCGAGGTCCTCATCGTCCATCCGACATTCGCGGAGGTGGGAGCCGCTGTCGCCGAACGCTCCAAGACGGTGAAGCATCTGCTCGTGTTCGGTGAGTCCGACGCTGGGCAGGACCTGTTCGAGCTGATCGAGGGCTACGACCCGAAGCCGCTCGAGCCGGGCCCGGCCGGCCGGGAGGACCTCGCCTGGCTGCAGTACACGGGCGGGACCACCGGCACGCCGAAGGGCGTCATGCTCTCGCACCGAGCGATGGCCGAGCAGTGCAAGGCGGTGCTGACGAGCTGGCAACTCCCCGCCAAGCCCCGCTACCTGGTCGCACCGCCGATCACGCATGCCGGGGTGCTGCCGCTCTTCCCAACCCTGGCCCGCGGCGGCACGGTCATCTTGCTTCAAGGCTTCGAGCCGAAGTCCTTCGTGCAGGCGATTGAGAAGGAGCAGGCCAACTGCACCTTCGCGGTGCCGACAATGATCAACGCCCTGCTCGACCACACCACATCGGAGGACGCGGACCTGAGCTCGCTCGAGACCTTCGTTTATGGCGCAGCACCGATTTCGCCCTCCCGGCTCACCCAGGCCCTGAACCGGTTCGGGCAGAAGTTCGTCCAGTGCTATGGCCAGACTGAGTGCGTCGGCGTTACGACGAGCCTCCTACGTGAGGAGCACGACCCGGTTGGGCGTCCGGACCTGCTCAGTTCGTGCGGGCGTCCGGTCATCGGCACCACGGTGACGATCGTCGACGAAGCCGACCAGCCGGTCCCTGATAGGATTCCCGGTGAGCTCTGTGTCCGCTCGCCAGTCATCATGTCCGGCTACTGGAACCGGCCCGACTTGACCGAGGAGACTCTGCGCAATGGGTGGCTGCATACCGGGGACATGGCGATGCGTGACGAGCAGGGCTATCTCCACATCGTGGACCGCAAGAAGGACATGGTGATCTCAGGCGGGTTCAACGTCTATCCGAAGGAAGTCGAGGACGTGATCGCGGCGCATCCCGACGTCGCCGCGGTGGCGGTCGTAGGCATGCCGGACGACAAGTGGGGCGAGGCGGTCACCGCGTTCGTTGTCCTCCACGAGGGAGCCGCCATCGACAAGGCCGTGCTCAAGCGGCTCGTGCGCGACGCGAAGGGCGCGCACCAGGCGCCTAAGGAGATCCACCTCGTCGACGCGCTGCCCGCCACCCTCGTCGGGAAGATCGACAAGAAGCGTCTGCGCGCCATGGGTGCAGAGATCGGCGCCGAGGGTGGGGATCGATGA
- a CDS encoding MaoC/PaaZ C-terminal domain-containing protein produces MSSAGPAPIQDGLLYAEDLAARVGVLSSLGPVTMTESEIRAFAQRWDPLPIHVGDGGPFGGVIASGLHTFAMFQRLAVDAAYSSWAVFAGRAIREMLLPRPVLPGDVLTGWVRVNGACPPRNGMAKLEVEGRLENQHGKTVLTLRLESYVSTARASRHRWSSLQPSGSGGSTCGQATGDDHG; encoded by the coding sequence GTGAGCAGTGCGGGTCCAGCTCCGATCCAGGACGGTCTGCTGTACGCCGAAGACCTCGCCGCGCGGGTCGGCGTACTGAGTTCGCTCGGCCCCGTCACCATGACCGAGTCGGAGATCCGCGCCTTCGCGCAGCGGTGGGACCCGCTTCCAATCCACGTCGGCGACGGGGGTCCTTTCGGCGGTGTGATCGCCAGCGGGCTCCACACTTTTGCAATGTTCCAGCGGCTCGCCGTCGACGCGGCGTACTCCTCCTGGGCCGTCTTCGCGGGACGTGCGATCCGCGAGATGCTGCTGCCGCGGCCGGTCCTCCCTGGCGACGTCCTGACCGGCTGGGTCCGTGTCAACGGCGCCTGTCCCCCGCGCAACGGCATGGCGAAACTCGAGGTGGAGGGCCGCCTGGAGAATCAGCACGGCAAGACGGTCCTCACTCTGCGCCTCGAGAGCTATGTGAGCACCGCACGAGCCTCGAGACACCGGTGGAGTAGCCTGCAGCCGTCCGGATCCGGAGGGAGCACGTGTGGCCAGGCAACGGGCGACGACCACGGCTGA
- a CDS encoding enoyl-CoA hydratase/isomerase family protein, which produces MSAVTRAAVTRIDKGPVAWLSLNRAEAMNALSERVLDALAAHLADIEDERDVRVVVVTATGRAFCAGADLKEVLGPDGKVDPARLLAFEKGAAETFAMLASLPKPVIAALNGITMAGGLELALHCDLVVASADARLGDGHINYGLLPGAGGAARLPRVVGPTRAKYLAFTGELVTAKEAQAMGLVNEVVPADQLVTRAEELATTIARRSPSALRLFKQAIDDGLDQPLASALRLERLVTAEHLHSADVDEGLRAFAEKRAPLFKTTSGGTR; this is translated from the coding sequence ATGAGCGCAGTGACGCGAGCCGCCGTCACTCGTATCGACAAGGGCCCCGTGGCCTGGTTGTCGCTCAACCGGGCCGAAGCGATGAACGCCCTTAGCGAGCGCGTGCTCGATGCACTTGCCGCCCATCTGGCTGACATCGAGGACGAGCGGGACGTGCGTGTCGTGGTCGTCACGGCGACGGGCCGTGCCTTCTGCGCCGGCGCAGATCTCAAGGAGGTGCTGGGCCCGGACGGCAAGGTGGATCCCGCTCGACTGCTCGCCTTCGAGAAGGGGGCGGCCGAGACCTTCGCCATGCTCGCCTCGCTGCCGAAGCCAGTCATCGCTGCGCTGAATGGGATCACGATGGCGGGTGGACTGGAGCTTGCACTGCACTGCGATCTAGTCGTCGCCTCGGCCGACGCGCGCCTCGGCGACGGCCACATCAACTACGGCCTCCTCCCCGGCGCCGGCGGCGCAGCCCGGCTGCCACGGGTGGTCGGCCCCACCCGCGCCAAGTACCTCGCCTTCACCGGTGAGCTGGTCACTGCGAAGGAGGCGCAGGCGATGGGCCTGGTCAACGAGGTCGTCCCGGCCGACCAGCTTGTGACGCGAGCCGAAGAGCTTGCCACGACGATCGCGCGGCGCAGCCCGAGCGCGTTGCGCCTGTTCAAGCAGGCGATCGACGACGGCCTCGACCAGCCGCTCGCCAGCGCCTTGCGGCTCGAGCGACTCGTCACCGCCGAGCACCTGCACAGCGCTGACGTCGACGAGGGGCTCAGAGCCTTCGCCGAGAAGCGTGCGCCGCTGTTCAAGACGACGTCGGGAGGCACCAGATGA
- a CDS encoding Zn-ribbon domain-containing OB-fold protein, producing MTNPVPLREGLFRETAAGPTLLASCCTACGHTSYPPAPRCLDCGREAQEPVELGSDGELLCATVVHMGNHRYPPGYTVGYVTMPHGVRVFAQLAISAGEDLPAPGTPMTLEIVPMWREQEQDVLAYRFVPAPGKESAHA from the coding sequence GTGACCAACCCCGTTCCCCTGCGCGAAGGACTCTTCCGCGAGACAGCGGCAGGTCCGACCCTGCTCGCGAGCTGCTGCACCGCGTGCGGCCACACGTCGTATCCGCCCGCTCCTCGCTGCCTCGACTGCGGCAGGGAAGCGCAGGAGCCCGTGGAACTCGGCTCAGACGGCGAGCTGCTCTGCGCGACCGTCGTACACATGGGCAACCACCGCTACCCACCTGGCTACACCGTCGGCTACGTGACCATGCCCCACGGCGTGAGGGTCTTCGCCCAACTCGCGATCTCCGCCGGCGAGGACCTTCCGGCGCCCGGCACCCCGATGACGCTCGAGATCGTGCCGATGTGGCGTGAGCAGGAGCAGGACGTGCTCGCCTACCGCTTCGTCCCGGCGCCCGGAAAGGAATCCGCCCATGCGTGA
- a CDS encoding thiolase family protein, translating to MREVFVIGVGQSDFCKMPERSIADLGGQAARAAIADAGINSAQIQAVFSSRVYDAMITSQTIMKDLGVTRVEMVNVENACAGGSTAIRSLYKDIAAGFVDLGIAIGVESMTTSPIAGKLIPPDRDDLDGQLGLSMPVLFALQAQRLMETHGATPEDFAQVSVKAHDFGALNPRAQYQKRFTVEEVLASRMIADPITLLQCCPNTDGAAAVVMASADVAKKYAEAPVRVAGSALVSGDYDFRRSDITTLELGARAAALAYEQAGVAPSDVDVVELHDAFASEEIVHYEDLGLCVRGDGVGLLRSGATSLGGSIPVNPSGGLLSLGHPLAASGVRVICDITDQLLGRSGASQVPGAKVGLAHMLGGVATGLDAAAGSVHILTV from the coding sequence ATGCGTGAGGTCTTCGTCATCGGAGTGGGACAGAGTGACTTCTGCAAAATGCCCGAGCGCAGCATCGCCGACCTGGGAGGCCAGGCCGCCCGCGCCGCGATCGCCGACGCAGGCATCAACTCCGCCCAGATACAGGCCGTCTTCTCCTCCCGGGTCTACGACGCCATGATCACCAGCCAGACCATCATGAAGGACCTCGGCGTTACCCGCGTCGAGATGGTCAACGTCGAGAACGCGTGCGCGGGTGGATCGACAGCGATCCGCAGCCTCTACAAGGACATCGCCGCCGGCTTCGTCGACCTCGGCATCGCCATCGGTGTCGAGTCGATGACCACGAGTCCGATCGCCGGGAAGCTGATCCCGCCGGACAGAGACGACCTCGACGGTCAGCTCGGACTCAGCATGCCCGTACTGTTCGCGCTTCAGGCGCAGCGTCTCATGGAGACCCACGGCGCGACACCTGAGGACTTCGCCCAGGTGTCGGTCAAGGCGCATGACTTCGGTGCCCTGAACCCGCGAGCGCAGTACCAGAAGCGCTTCACCGTCGAAGAAGTACTGGCCTCCCGGATGATCGCCGACCCCATCACGCTGCTCCAGTGCTGCCCCAACACCGACGGAGCTGCTGCCGTGGTCATGGCGTCCGCCGACGTGGCGAAGAAGTACGCCGAAGCACCGGTCCGCGTTGCTGGATCAGCGCTGGTCTCGGGCGACTACGATTTCCGGCGCTCCGACATCACGACCCTCGAGCTCGGTGCGCGGGCGGCGGCCCTCGCCTACGAGCAGGCCGGTGTGGCGCCCTCCGACGTGGATGTCGTCGAGTTGCACGACGCCTTCGCGAGCGAAGAGATCGTCCACTATGAGGACCTGGGGCTGTGCGTGCGCGGTGATGGCGTGGGTCTGCTCCGCTCCGGCGCCACCTCGTTAGGCGGGAGCATCCCCGTGAACCCGAGCGGTGGGCTGCTGTCCCTCGGCCACCCGCTGGCCGCATCCGGCGTCCGGGTCATCTGCGACATCACCGACCAGCTGCTCGGGCGCAGCGGAGCCAGCCAGGTACCTGGCGCGAAGGTCGGCCTTGCCCACATGCTGGGTGGCGTCGCCACCGGGCTGGACGCGGCAGCCGGCAGTGTCCACATTCTGACGGTCTAG